A section of the Neorhizobium galegae bv. orientalis str. HAMBI 540 genome encodes:
- a CDS encoding acetoacetate--CoA ligase yields the protein MGNEQPLWSPSKEAQQKTPLYHFISWCAERFGKVFLDYNAFYAWSIAERADFWSAVWEFSGVKGERGDRALINGEDMLAARFFPDATLNFAENLLSGTGAGDALIFRGEDKVSHRWSWDRLRAEVSRLQQAFRGLGIEKGDRVAAMMPNMPETVACMLAAASIGAIWSSCSPDFGEQGVLDRFSQIDPKLFITCDGYWYNGKLQDVAAKVRAVSEVLKTPVLVVPYAGDAPALAASLADARTLADFTAPYEARAIEFAPLPFSHPLYILFSSGTTGVPKCIVHSAGGTLLQHLKELRFHCSLEPGERLFYFTTCGWMMWNWLASGLAVGATLCLFDGSPFAPNGNVLFDYAEAEKFAVFGTSAKYIDAVRKGGIAPKQSHDLAALRLVISTGSPLSPEGFSFVYEGIKSDVHLASISGGTDIVSTFVLGNPLKPVWRGEIQGPGLGLAVDVWNDDGKSVRREKGELVCTKAFPCMPLMFWNDSGGQKYRAAYFERFENIWCHGDFAEWTERDGIVIHGRSDATLNPGGVRIGTAEIYNQVEQMEEVAEAICIGQDWDDDVRVILFVRLANGLTLSDDLAKAIKARIRTGASPRHVPAKVIQVADIPRTKSGKIVELAVRDIVHGRAVRNKETLANPEALDLFDGLVELKS from the coding sequence ATGGGCAATGAACAACCGCTCTGGAGCCCCTCGAAGGAAGCGCAGCAGAAAACCCCGCTTTATCATTTCATCAGCTGGTGCGCCGAGCGCTTTGGCAAAGTCTTCCTCGACTATAATGCGTTCTACGCGTGGTCGATCGCCGAGCGCGCCGATTTCTGGTCCGCGGTCTGGGAATTCTCCGGCGTCAAGGGCGAGCGCGGCGACCGAGCGCTGATCAATGGCGAAGACATGCTTGCCGCCCGCTTTTTTCCTGATGCGACGCTGAATTTCGCCGAAAATCTGCTTTCCGGAACAGGCGCCGGAGACGCGCTGATCTTCCGCGGCGAGGACAAGGTGAGCCATCGCTGGTCCTGGGATAGGCTTCGCGCCGAAGTCTCCCGCCTGCAGCAGGCCTTCAGGGGGCTTGGCATCGAGAAGGGCGACCGTGTCGCCGCGATGATGCCGAATATGCCGGAAACCGTTGCCTGCATGCTGGCCGCCGCCTCGATCGGTGCCATCTGGTCTTCCTGCTCACCTGATTTTGGCGAACAGGGCGTGCTCGACCGTTTCAGCCAGATCGACCCGAAACTGTTCATCACCTGCGACGGCTACTGGTACAACGGCAAGCTCCAGGATGTCGCCGCCAAGGTGAGGGCGGTTTCCGAGGTGCTGAAGACGCCGGTTCTGGTGGTGCCCTATGCGGGCGATGCTCCCGCACTCGCCGCGTCGCTTGCCGATGCCCGCACGCTTGCGGATTTCACTGCGCCTTACGAGGCGCGGGCGATCGAGTTCGCGCCGTTGCCATTCTCCCATCCGCTCTACATTCTCTTCTCGTCCGGCACGACAGGGGTGCCGAAATGCATCGTCCATTCGGCCGGCGGCACGCTGCTGCAGCATCTCAAGGAGCTTCGCTTCCACTGCAGCCTGGAGCCTGGCGAAAGGCTGTTCTATTTCACCACCTGCGGCTGGATGATGTGGAACTGGCTGGCGTCTGGCCTGGCAGTCGGTGCCACGCTCTGCCTGTTCGACGGCTCACCCTTTGCGCCGAATGGCAACGTGCTGTTCGACTATGCGGAAGCTGAAAAGTTCGCGGTGTTCGGCACCTCGGCAAAATACATCGACGCGGTCCGCAAGGGCGGCATCGCTCCGAAGCAGAGCCATGATTTGGCTGCGCTCAGGCTCGTCATCTCCACCGGTTCGCCGCTCTCGCCGGAAGGTTTTTCCTTTGTCTACGAAGGCATCAAATCCGACGTGCATCTGGCCTCGATTTCGGGCGGCACCGACATCGTTTCCACCTTCGTGCTCGGCAATCCGCTGAAGCCGGTCTGGCGTGGCGAGATCCAGGGGCCGGGCCTGGGGCTCGCCGTCGACGTCTGGAACGACGACGGCAAGTCGGTGCGCCGGGAAAAGGGCGAACTCGTCTGCACCAAGGCCTTCCCGTGCATGCCGCTCATGTTCTGGAACGATTCCGGAGGCCAGAAATACCGCGCCGCCTATTTCGAGCGCTTCGAGAATATCTGGTGCCACGGCGATTTCGCCGAATGGACCGAACGTGACGGCATCGTCATCCACGGCCGTTCGGACGCGACACTCAATCCGGGCGGCGTGCGGATCGGCACCGCCGAGATCTACAATCAGGTGGAGCAGATGGAAGAGGTGGCGGAAGCCATCTGCATCGGCCAGGACTGGGACGACGACGTCCGCGTCATCCTCTTCGTCCGCCTCGCGAACGGCCTGACGCTGAGTGACGATCTCGCCAAGGCGATCAAGGCCCGCATCCGCACCGGCGCGTCGCCGCGCCATGTCCCGGCCAAGGTCATCCAGGTCGCCGATATTCCACGCACCAAGTCCGGCAAGATTGTCGAACTCGCAGTCCGCGACATCGTGCACGGCCGGGCGGTCAGGAACAAGGAGACGCTCGCCAATCCGGAAGCGCTCGATCTGTTCGACGGCCTTGTCGAGTTGAAAAGCTGA
- a CDS encoding ATP-binding protein, translating into MSAVQYPFIDIAVHERVRDRFAAGEAIVLFSPDMQSPLWANGRGADLFGFGSIYDFLDQGPNRVDIAFRQIEAAARQLGEVGDIRNLTIRVASGFQRIPVQAVCELVQVHGETAVLFSAPVERGRLSPSASAARMIEGFDDPDTHMAVIDENGEVLAASAEFAGLGVSTHTAKMMTTMAGADPSRLVKRPIPTSKGYLPAAIGKLSNEPALHLLFTVETEQGRATAANGYEPRDDAPANADAVEEAVVELAASGDTEDFAPEPAPADGFADVIAAVSEIVDTEEPEEEILLEPSENFAPVHAAASEEPIEQVAPEEAAPNSEIDAASSAATIETTEEAVSETATEETVAGEPEMVEAAPAVEPAAAEIAAPEPDDFVFRRDGRATRFVWKIDAEGRFREVSSEFADAVGPHAADINGMAFTDLAALFYLDPEGKITELLNKRDTWSGKTIWWPVEGTSLMVPVDLAALPTYTRTREFDGFRGFGIVRIGDAAEDPNAVGLTLTRAVPEDVAEPEAEAVSEAYEMPADAADLTAEDDLAVGQDEAIDAPAEIGSAEDANAESSASEEPAAEASAIEEHAAFEELEVTEDAEQPAAAEDISADATPSEDLLAKDLPLEPAPEDKPQPSMSGRQVPSLLDWPAGERPALRIVENAGRRHSDKVIQLEERRSNRRDGLTPVEQAAFREIARQLDNFVGRRNEEKKPETSTEAEVPVVEQNEPTAIEPTQLEHETVREEPVAPVSEEISEEEAIAFAEEANEAFADAPIEPTEGAEAAAEAPVDPHPELSDRELLSQMIPVRERIGLSAEIVDQMPVALLVHSGDLLIHGNPEFLRLTGYASIDDLAEVGGLDALLQRQDLEGKTAEAGGMVVVRADDELVPVTARLQSVRWDNSTVLMLALMPVVAEVQSSTEDGDAAEVIPLRAPRAADQLAKLQVEVTELRAILETATDGVVIIGADGDIRSLNRAASALFNYDNEEISGKPFVTLFAHESQRAILDYLAGLAGHGVASVLNDGREVIGREASGGFLPLFMTIGKLTSSNGYCAVIRDITQWKRTEDELRTAKRAAETANAHKSEFLAHVSHEIRTPLNAIIGFADMMASERFGQIGHARYVEYANDISRSGRHVLDIVNDLLDISKIEAGEMELDFVAVGLNEAVSEAVSLVQPQANGQRVIIRTALSHAVPQVVADPRSIKQIVLNILSNAIRFTPSGGQIVVSTAYETNGNVVLRVRDTGIGMTRSELELAMKPFRQVSSASHKRGDGTGLGLPLTKAMVDANRAAFAITSAPNEGTLVEITFPSPRVLAN; encoded by the coding sequence ATGTCCGCAGTCCAATACCCGTTCATCGATATTGCCGTGCACGAGCGCGTCCGCGATCGTTTTGCGGCGGGCGAAGCGATCGTGCTGTTTTCTCCGGACATGCAAAGCCCTCTCTGGGCGAACGGGCGCGGCGCCGATCTTTTCGGCTTCGGCTCCATCTACGATTTCCTCGACCAGGGTCCGAACCGCGTCGATATCGCCTTCCGCCAGATCGAAGCGGCTGCGCGCCAGCTCGGCGAAGTCGGTGACATCCGTAACCTGACGATCCGCGTCGCTTCCGGTTTCCAGCGCATTCCCGTGCAGGCGGTCTGCGAACTCGTTCAGGTTCATGGCGAAACGGCCGTGCTGTTCAGCGCGCCGGTGGAACGGGGCAGGCTCTCACCTTCAGCCTCCGCGGCCCGGATGATCGAAGGCTTCGACGATCCCGATACGCATATGGCGGTGATCGACGAAAACGGTGAGGTGCTCGCCGCCTCGGCCGAGTTCGCGGGGCTCGGCGTTTCCACCCACACCGCCAAGATGATGACGACAATGGCGGGCGCCGATCCGAGCCGCCTCGTCAAGCGCCCCATCCCGACCTCCAAGGGCTACCTGCCGGCTGCGATCGGCAAGCTTTCCAACGAACCGGCCCTGCATCTCCTATTCACGGTCGAGACCGAACAGGGCCGGGCCACCGCCGCGAACGGCTACGAGCCGCGCGATGATGCGCCGGCGAATGCCGACGCCGTCGAAGAAGCCGTGGTCGAACTTGCCGCAAGCGGCGACACCGAGGACTTCGCACCCGAGCCGGCGCCTGCCGACGGTTTTGCCGATGTGATTGCCGCCGTGTCGGAGATCGTCGACACGGAAGAGCCTGAAGAAGAAATTTTGCTGGAACCCAGCGAAAACTTTGCTCCCGTCCACGCCGCTGCTTCCGAAGAACCGATTGAACAGGTCGCGCCTGAAGAGGCCGCGCCGAATTCGGAAATCGATGCCGCGTCCTCGGCCGCAACGATCGAGACGACGGAAGAGGCCGTTTCCGAAACCGCCACCGAGGAAACCGTGGCTGGCGAGCCTGAGATGGTGGAGGCGGCGCCTGCAGTCGAACCCGCAGCCGCCGAAATTGCCGCACCGGAACCGGACGATTTCGTTTTCCGCCGCGATGGGCGCGCGACCCGTTTCGTCTGGAAAATCGATGCCGAAGGCCGGTTCAGGGAAGTTTCGAGCGAATTTGCCGACGCTGTCGGCCCGCATGCCGCCGATATCAACGGCATGGCTTTTACCGATCTCGCCGCCCTCTTCTATCTCGATCCCGAGGGCAAGATCACCGAACTGCTCAACAAGCGCGATACCTGGTCCGGCAAGACGATCTGGTGGCCGGTCGAGGGCACGTCTTTGATGGTGCCGGTCGATCTCGCCGCGCTGCCGACATATACCCGTACCCGCGAGTTCGACGGATTTCGCGGTTTTGGCATCGTGCGCATCGGCGATGCAGCCGAGGATCCGAATGCCGTTGGCCTGACCCTGACCCGCGCCGTGCCGGAGGATGTGGCCGAACCGGAAGCTGAGGCTGTTTCCGAAGCCTATGAGATGCCTGCCGATGCAGCGGATTTGACGGCAGAAGACGATCTGGCCGTCGGGCAGGACGAAGCCATCGATGCGCCAGCTGAGATCGGCTCGGCCGAAGACGCAAACGCTGAAAGCTCCGCGAGTGAAGAACCGGCTGCAGAGGCTTCTGCGATCGAGGAGCACGCCGCGTTCGAAGAGCTGGAAGTCACGGAAGATGCCGAGCAGCCTGCGGCCGCCGAAGACATATCCGCCGATGCGACACCATCCGAAGACTTGCTTGCGAAAGACCTGCCGTTGGAGCCCGCCCCGGAGGACAAGCCGCAGCCGTCCATGTCCGGCCGGCAGGTTCCTTCGCTGCTCGACTGGCCGGCTGGCGAACGCCCGGCGCTCCGGATCGTCGAAAACGCCGGCCGCCGCCATTCCGACAAGGTCATCCAGCTGGAAGAGCGCCGCTCCAACCGCCGCGACGGACTGACCCCCGTCGAGCAAGCGGCCTTCCGCGAGATCGCTCGCCAGCTCGACAATTTCGTCGGTCGCCGTAACGAGGAAAAGAAGCCGGAGACCTCGACCGAGGCGGAGGTACCCGTTGTCGAACAGAACGAGCCGACCGCGATAGAGCCCACCCAGCTCGAACATGAGACTGTGCGCGAGGAACCTGTCGCCCCCGTTTCAGAAGAGATTTCCGAGGAAGAGGCGATCGCATTCGCCGAAGAAGCGAACGAGGCTTTTGCCGACGCGCCGATCGAGCCCACCGAAGGGGCGGAGGCTGCCGCAGAGGCGCCGGTGGACCCGCATCCGGAACTTTCCGACCGTGAACTGTTGAGCCAGATGATCCCGGTCCGCGAGCGGATCGGTCTTTCCGCGGAAATCGTCGACCAGATGCCGGTGGCTCTTCTCGTGCACAGCGGCGACCTTTTGATCCACGGAAATCCGGAATTCCTGCGGCTGACCGGTTATGCTTCGATCGACGATCTGGCGGAAGTCGGCGGTCTCGATGCGCTGCTGCAGCGCCAGGATCTCGAAGGCAAGACGGCGGAGGCCGGCGGCATGGTCGTGGTGCGTGCCGACGATGAACTGGTGCCGGTGACGGCACGCCTTCAATCCGTCCGCTGGGACAATTCGACCGTCCTCATGTTGGCGCTGATGCCGGTCGTGGCCGAGGTACAGAGCTCCACCGAGGATGGCGACGCGGCGGAGGTCATTCCGTTGCGGGCGCCCCGCGCTGCCGACCAGCTGGCCAAGCTACAGGTCGAGGTAACCGAGCTGCGCGCGATCCTGGAAACGGCCACGGACGGTGTGGTCATCATCGGCGCGGATGGCGACATTCGCTCGCTGAACAGGGCGGCGAGCGCGCTCTTCAACTACGACAACGAAGAGATCAGCGGCAAACCCTTCGTCACGCTGTTTGCGCATGAGAGCCAGCGGGCGATCCTCGATTATCTCGCAGGCCTTGCCGGCCACGGCGTCGCCAGCGTCCTCAACGACGGCCGCGAAGTGATCGGCCGGGAAGCTTCCGGCGGCTTCCTGCCGCTGTTCATGACGATCGGCAAGCTGACCTCCTCGAACGGTTATTGCGCCGTCATCCGCGACATCACCCAGTGGAAGCGCACCGAAGACGAGCTGCGCACTGCCAAGCGCGCCGCCGAGACCGCAAATGCCCATAAGAGCGAATTCCTTGCCCATGTGAGCCATGAAATCCGCACGCCGCTCAACGCGATCATCGGCTTTGCCGACATGATGGCGAGCGAGCGCTTCGGCCAGATCGGCCATGCGCGTTATGTCGAATATGCCAACGACATCAGCCGCTCCGGCCGACATGTACTCGATATCGTCAACGACCTCCTCGATATTTCCAAGATCGAGGCGGGCGAGATGGAGCTCGATTTCGTCGCCGTCGGCCTGAACGAGGCGGTGTCGGAAGCCGTCTCGCTGGTGCAGCCGCAGGCAAACGGCCAGCGCGTCATCATCCGCACGGCGCTCTCGCATGCCGTGCCACAGGTGGTCGCCGATCCGCGCTCGATCAAGCAGATCGTCCTGAACATCCTGTCGAACGCCATCCGCTTCACGCCCTCGGGCGGTCAGATCGTCGTGTCCACCGCCTACGAGACCAATGGAAACGTGGTACTTCGTGTCCGCGATACCGGCATCGGCATGACTCGCTCGGAGCTGGAGCTTGCCATGAAGCCGTTCCGCCAGGTGTCGAGCGCCTCGCATAAGCGCGGCGACGGTACCGGTCTTGGCCTGCCGCTGACAAAGGCGATGGTCGATGCAAACCGCGCCGCCTTCGCGATCACTTCGGCGCCGAACGAGGGCACGCTGGTGGAGATCACCTTCCCTTCGCCGCGGGTGCTTGCGAATTGA
- a CDS encoding phasin, translating into MAYKTDDIFSFSAFDPSKMTEGFRDFAEKGATQSREAYAKMKSAAEEATKTVESTMQSAQAGSVELGLKAIDALRTNAENSLTHMESLLGVKSFAELIELQTGFIRKQAEITVEQAKSMQDTARKIVEDVTKPGKEAAEKVMTTIKAA; encoded by the coding sequence ATGGCATACAAGACCGACGATATCTTTTCCTTCTCCGCTTTCGATCCGTCCAAGATGACCGAAGGCTTCCGCGACTTCGCCGAAAAGGGTGCCACCCAGTCTCGCGAAGCCTATGCTAAGATGAAATCCGCTGCCGAGGAAGCCACCAAGACGGTGGAATCCACAATGCAGTCGGCGCAGGCTGGCTCTGTCGAACTCGGCCTCAAGGCGATCGACGCGCTGCGTACCAATGCCGAAAACTCGCTGACCCATATGGAGTCGCTGCTCGGCGTGAAGTCCTTTGCCGAACTGATCGAACTGCAGACTGGTTTCATCCGCAAGCAGGCTGAAATCACGGTTGAGCAGGCCAAGTCCATGCAGGACACCGCCCGCAAGATCGTCGAAGACGTGACGAAGCCCGGCAAGGAAGCCGCCGAAAAGGTCATGACGACCATCAAGGCTGCCTAA
- a CDS encoding NrsF family protein, producing the protein MRKTDDIIDSLVGDLKPVPRHALARRFVIGVLPALAVSLVLMLAILGLRIDMAEALMLPVFWIKSAYNALLAIAAFLAAYHLARPGGSRGRFFQTAAAIVAIMAVVAVIQLVMSPAANYSKMIIGSSALHCPLLIFLFALPVFAGNVWVLRHGAPTDLRLTGFIAGIAAGAAGAWVYSWFCTENGMPFVLIWYSLGILLTGIAGSLLGPRLLRW; encoded by the coding sequence GTGAGAAAGACGGACGACATCATCGACAGCCTGGTAGGCGACCTGAAGCCGGTGCCGCGGCATGCGCTGGCACGCCGCTTCGTGATCGGCGTCCTGCCGGCGCTCGCCGTGTCGCTGGTACTGATGCTGGCGATCCTCGGCCTGCGCATCGACATGGCCGAAGCGCTGATGCTGCCGGTGTTCTGGATCAAGTCCGCCTACAATGCGTTGCTGGCTATCGCCGCTTTCCTCGCCGCCTATCATCTGGCACGGCCTGGCGGTTCCAGGGGACGGTTCTTCCAGACCGCGGCGGCGATCGTTGCGATCATGGCTGTGGTCGCCGTGATCCAGCTGGTGATGTCGCCGGCCGCAAACTATTCCAAAATGATCATCGGATCGTCGGCGCTGCATTGCCCACTGCTGATCTTCCTCTTCGCGCTTCCGGTGTTTGCAGGAAACGTGTGGGTGCTGCGCCATGGCGCACCGACTGATCTGAGGTTGACCGGCTTCATCGCCGGGATCGCGGCGGGTGCTGCCGGCGCCTGGGTCTATTCCTGGTTCTGCACCGAGAACGGCATGCCCTTCGTGCTCATCTGGTACTCGCTCGGCATCCTGCTGACCGGCATTGCCGGCTCGCTTCTGGGACCGCGCCTGTTGCGCTGGTGA
- a CDS encoding sigma-70 family RNA polymerase sigma factor, producing the protein MTSAHSEEALKAMMLLSLDGDEVAYRRLLNAVRVLLVGYYSRRMAAATKADMEDLVQETLLALHSRRETYDRERPFTAWFFSIARYKLIDHHRGRGGRMMAETELGEDFESDDHEEAISARMDVERLLESLPAKQRELIRQVKLEGQSVADTASRTGQSESAVKVGIHRGLKALAEKLRGGK; encoded by the coding sequence ATGACGAGCGCCCATTCGGAAGAAGCCCTGAAGGCTATGATGCTTCTGTCCCTCGATGGGGACGAGGTAGCCTATCGGCGTTTGCTCAACGCGGTGCGTGTCCTGCTCGTCGGATATTACAGCCGCCGAATGGCAGCTGCAACGAAAGCGGACATGGAAGACCTTGTCCAGGAGACATTGCTGGCACTGCATTCGCGCCGGGAGACCTACGATCGCGAGCGACCGTTCACGGCGTGGTTCTTCTCGATCGCCCGCTACAAGCTGATCGACCACCATCGCGGCCGCGGCGGCCGGATGATGGCGGAAACGGAGCTCGGCGAGGATTTCGAGAGCGACGACCATGAGGAAGCGATCTCCGCGCGGATGGATGTCGAGCGGCTTCTGGAAAGCCTGCCGGCGAAACAGCGGGAATTGATCCGTCAGGTGAAGCTCGAAGGCCAGTCGGTGGCCGACACGGCGAGCCGGACCGGCCAGTCGGAATCGGCGGTCAAGGTCGGCATTCATCGAGGGCTCAAGGCACTGGCGGAGAAATTGCGAGGCGGAAAGTGA
- a CDS encoding pentapeptide MXKDX repeat protein: MTKLLSSLAACTFVVGLSLAGAANAQSSMSSDTMKKDSMKTDTMKQDSMKKDSMATGSTKTDCMHKAGMEKNAMKKSEMMKACDAMK, encoded by the coding sequence ATGACCAAGCTTCTTTCCAGCCTCGCAGCCTGCACCTTCGTCGTCGGCCTTTCGCTTGCCGGCGCGGCGAACGCCCAGAGCAGCATGAGCAGCGACACGATGAAGAAGGACTCCATGAAGACCGACACCATGAAGCAGGACTCGATGAAGAAGGATTCGATGGCGACCGGCAGCACCAAGACCGACTGCATGCACAAGGCCGGCATGGAGAAGAACGCCATGAAGAAGTCCGAGATGATGAAGGCCTGCGACGCAATGAAGTAA
- a CDS encoding cytochrome b/b6 domain-containing protein — MATIEAGVATGRTVIYRHSLLVRLSHWVNVFCMTVLLFSGLQIFNAHPALYWGQYGADNDPSFISMEAVEDGDKAKGVTRVGSLTFNTTGVLGLSQVDGEATARGFPEWLTIPSYQDLATGRRWHFFFAWLFVINGFIYLAYGLLSRHFRRDLLPAGNELTPAHIGHEIVNHARLRFPKGPEARHYNTLQKLTYVAVIFLLLPLMILTGLTMSPGFNAVAPWLLDIFGGRQSARTIHFLTAFSLTAFVVVHVAMVILSGVFNNLRSMITGYYAIDQGDIKGDKL; from the coding sequence ATGGCCACGATCGAAGCCGGCGTTGCGACCGGCCGGACGGTCATCTACCGCCACAGCCTGCTGGTGCGTCTCTCGCACTGGGTGAATGTGTTCTGCATGACCGTGCTGTTGTTCAGCGGCCTGCAGATATTCAATGCGCATCCCGCGCTCTATTGGGGCCAGTATGGTGCCGACAACGATCCGTCCTTCATTTCCATGGAGGCGGTCGAGGATGGCGACAAGGCCAAGGGCGTGACCCGCGTCGGTTCGCTGACTTTCAACACGACCGGGGTTCTCGGCCTCTCGCAGGTCGACGGCGAGGCGACCGCGCGCGGTTTCCCCGAATGGCTGACGATCCCGAGCTATCAGGATCTCGCGACCGGCCGGCGCTGGCATTTCTTCTTCGCGTGGCTGTTCGTCATCAACGGCTTTATCTATCTCGCCTACGGGCTGTTGAGCCGGCATTTCCGCCGCGATCTCTTACCCGCAGGAAATGAACTGACGCCCGCGCACATCGGCCACGAGATCGTCAATCACGCCCGGCTGCGGTTTCCGAAAGGACCGGAAGCGCGGCATTACAACACGCTTCAGAAGCTCACCTATGTCGCGGTTATCTTCCTGCTCCTGCCGCTGATGATCCTCACGGGGCTCACCATGTCGCCCGGCTTTAACGCCGTGGCGCCCTGGCTTCTCGATATATTCGGCGGCAGGCAGTCAGCCCGCACGATCCACTTCCTGACGGCCTTTTCCCTCACCGCCTTCGTGGTGGTCCACGTCGCGATGGTGATCCTGTCGGGTGTCTTCAACAATCTGCGTTCGATGATCACCGGTTATTACGCCATCGACCAAGGGGATATAAAGGGAGACAAGCTATGA
- a CDS encoding molybdopterin-binding protein, with product MSRIITRRRFLIGATMTASALGLSGCDAIVESDRTKSVLKIAEGFSMKTQRFLLGDDALAREFTEADLSPVFRANGTSMPDNPQYLDWMNQQFSTWKLEVGGLVDKPMQLSLADLKALPARTQITRHDCVEGWSAIGKWTGVPLGALLKTVGLKPEARYIVFHCADEYEKTLDGTGWYYESIDLVDAFHPQTILAHTMNGRDLEVAHGAPLRLRVERQLGYKQAKYLTRIEAVADLGRLYGGSGGFWEDRGYEWYAGI from the coding sequence ATGAGCCGCATCATCACCCGCCGCCGCTTCCTGATCGGCGCGACCATGACGGCTTCGGCGCTCGGCCTGAGTGGCTGCGACGCGATTGTCGAAAGCGACCGGACGAAATCCGTCCTCAAGATCGCCGAGGGTTTTTCGATGAAGACCCAGCGCTTCCTGCTCGGCGACGATGCGCTGGCCCGTGAGTTCACCGAGGCGGATCTCTCGCCGGTGTTTCGCGCCAACGGCACCAGCATGCCGGACAATCCGCAATATCTCGACTGGATGAACCAGCAGTTCTCGACCTGGAAGCTGGAGGTCGGCGGTCTGGTCGACAAGCCTATGCAGCTGTCGCTTGCCGACTTGAAGGCGCTGCCGGCCCGCACCCAGATCACCCGGCACGACTGTGTCGAAGGCTGGAGCGCGATCGGCAAATGGACCGGCGTGCCGCTCGGCGCTCTGCTCAAGACGGTCGGCCTGAAGCCGGAGGCCCGCTACATAGTCTTCCATTGTGCCGACGAATACGAAAAGACGCTCGATGGCACCGGCTGGTATTACGAGAGCATCGACCTGGTGGATGCCTTCCATCCGCAGACCATCCTGGCTCACACGATGAACGGCCGCGACCTTGAAGTCGCCCATGGCGCGCCGCTGCGGCTGCGTGTCGAGCGCCAGCTTGGCTATAAACAGGCGAAATATCTGACACGCATCGAAGCGGTAGCCGATCTCGGCCGTCTTTACGGAGGCAGCGGCGGTTTCTGGGAGGATCGCGGTTACGAATGGTATGCCGGGATCTGA